One genomic window of Eptesicus fuscus isolate TK198812 chromosome 6, DD_ASM_mEF_20220401, whole genome shotgun sequence includes the following:
- the CTSO gene encoding cathepsin O isoform X1 — protein sequence MEPRALWLLCWCGFWCLDRGHGAGPGATFTPTGPRSSEQQAAAFRESLNRHRYLNSLFPSENATAVYGINQFSYLFPEEFKAIYLRSKTFRFPRYSPEVPMLISNMSLPSRFDWRDKHVVTQVRNQQACGGCWAFSVVGAVESAYAIKGKPLEDLSVQQVIDCSYNNYGCNGGSTFNALNWLNKTQVKLVRDSEYPFKEQNGLCHYFSDSHAGFSIKGYSAHDFSDQEDKMAKALLTFGPLVGIVDAMSWQDYLGGIIQHHCSSGEANHAIIITGFDKTGTTPYWIVRNSWGSSWGVDGYAHVKMGSNICGIADFVSAVFV from the exons ATGGAGCCGCGGGCGCTCTGGCTGCTCTGCTGGTGCGGGTTCTGGTGCCTCGACAGAGGCCACGGAGCCGGTCCCGGTGCCACCTTCACCCCGACGGGACCTCGGAGCAGCGAGCAACAGGCAGCCGCCTTCCGG gaaaGTCTTAATAGACATCGATACTTGAATTCTTTATTTCCTAGTGAAAATGCCACTGCCGTCTATGGAATAAATCAGTTTTCATATTTGTTTCCTGAAGAGTTTAAAG CTATTTATTTAAGAAGCAAAACTTTCAGATTTCCCCGCTACTCCCCGGAAGTGCCAATGCTTATTTCCAACATGTCTTTGCCATCAAGATTTGACTGGAGAGATAAGCATGTTGTAACACAAGTGAGAAACCAGCAGGCG TGTGGAGGATGCTGGGCTTTCAGTGTGGTAGGTGCAGTGGAATCAGCATATGCAATAAAAGGGAAGCCTTTGGAAGACCTAAGTGTGCAGCAGGTCATTGATTGCTCATATAATAATTACGGCTGCAATGGAGGGTCTACTTTTAATGCTTTGAACTGGCTAAATAAG ACGCAAGTAAAACTGGTGAGAGATTCAGAATACCCATTTAAAGAACAGAATGGCCTGTGCCATTACTTTTCTGATTCACATGCTGGATTTTCAATCAAAGGTTATTCTGCACATGACTTCAG TGACCAAGAAGACAAAATGGCAAAAGCACTTCTTACCTTTGGTCCTTTGGTGGGGATAGTAGATGCAATGAGCTGGCAAGATTATCTGGGAGGGATAATACAGCATCATTGCTCTAGTGGAGAAGCAAATCATGCTATTATCATAACTGGGTTTGATAAAACAG GAACTACTCCATATTGGATTGTACGGAACTCATGGGGAAGTTCATGGGGAGTGGATGGCTATGCCCATGTCAAAATGGGAAGTAATATTTGCG GTATTGCAGATTTTGTTTCTGCCGTATTTGTATGA
- the CTSO gene encoding cathepsin O isoform X2: MEPRALWLLCWCGFWCLDRGHGAGPGATFTPTGPRSSEQQAAAFRESLNRHRYLNSLFPSENATAVYGINQFSYLFPEEFKAIYLRSKTFRFPRYSPEVPMLISNMSLPSRFDWRDKHVVTQVRNQQACGGCWAFSVVGAVESAYAIKGKPLEDLSVQQVIDCSYNNYGCNGGSTFNALNWLNKTQVKLVRDSEYPFKEQNGLCHYFSDSHAGFSIKGYSAHDFSDQEDKMAKALLTFGPLVGIVDAMSWQDYLGGIIQHHCSSGEANHAIIITGFDKTGIADFVSAVFV, from the exons ATGGAGCCGCGGGCGCTCTGGCTGCTCTGCTGGTGCGGGTTCTGGTGCCTCGACAGAGGCCACGGAGCCGGTCCCGGTGCCACCTTCACCCCGACGGGACCTCGGAGCAGCGAGCAACAGGCAGCCGCCTTCCGG gaaaGTCTTAATAGACATCGATACTTGAATTCTTTATTTCCTAGTGAAAATGCCACTGCCGTCTATGGAATAAATCAGTTTTCATATTTGTTTCCTGAAGAGTTTAAAG CTATTTATTTAAGAAGCAAAACTTTCAGATTTCCCCGCTACTCCCCGGAAGTGCCAATGCTTATTTCCAACATGTCTTTGCCATCAAGATTTGACTGGAGAGATAAGCATGTTGTAACACAAGTGAGAAACCAGCAGGCG TGTGGAGGATGCTGGGCTTTCAGTGTGGTAGGTGCAGTGGAATCAGCATATGCAATAAAAGGGAAGCCTTTGGAAGACCTAAGTGTGCAGCAGGTCATTGATTGCTCATATAATAATTACGGCTGCAATGGAGGGTCTACTTTTAATGCTTTGAACTGGCTAAATAAG ACGCAAGTAAAACTGGTGAGAGATTCAGAATACCCATTTAAAGAACAGAATGGCCTGTGCCATTACTTTTCTGATTCACATGCTGGATTTTCAATCAAAGGTTATTCTGCACATGACTTCAG TGACCAAGAAGACAAAATGGCAAAAGCACTTCTTACCTTTGGTCCTTTGGTGGGGATAGTAGATGCAATGAGCTGGCAAGATTATCTGGGAGGGATAATACAGCATCATTGCTCTAGTGGAGAAGCAAATCATGCTATTATCATAACTGGGTTTGATAAAACAG GTATTGCAGATTTTGTTTCTGCCGTATTTGTATGA